From the genome of Planctomycetia bacterium:
TCGTATCGAAACACCGTCGCGGGTTGGCCTTGGCTGGGATCTCGCGGGCTGCCGGCCGGTTTGAGGAACTCCGGCGGGACGTCGCGCGGCGCGAGATCATGGCCGGTCTTGCCGACTAAGATGCGATTCGGCTCATGCAGGCGATAGACGGCCGAGCCTTCGGACCCGTTCACTTCGGCCCACTCGTGGCCGAAACCGTTCATGCCGTATCCCTTGGCGAGCGTCGTTCCTTCCCAGACGCCGGTCGCGCCGGACGCGAACTCCGCGATCAGGCTCGACCAATCATCCACGTCGGACGGTTCGCAGGTTTCGCCGGTCGGCGTTTTGGTGCGCGGCGCGAAGCGCGCTACCGCGCCGCACAACCGTGCGAGCGGGCCCATCAGATCGCGGGCGAAATCCAAGCGATGCGTCGTCATGTCGTACAAGTCGCCGGCGCCTGCCAGTCGCTTGTATTGCCGCCAGCCCCAACTGGTCTCCGGCCAATCCAGGAACCGCTGCGAGCGGAAATGCCGCGGCTCGCCGAGCGCTCCGCTGTGCAACAGATGTCGCAAGTATCGCATCGAAGGGGCAAAAC
Proteins encoded in this window:
- a CDS encoding Gfo/Idh/MocA family oxidoreductase, producing MSPRAAQPPVRIAIVGAGAVSDYHHVPGIRLDPRAQLVAVADTNAELVERRRSEWHVATASTDVDAVCQRDDVDAVIIATPNFTHVPIAMTALRAGKHVMCEKPLGLNAEEVRGMCEVAQGAGVVHMTAFTYRFAPSMRYLRHLLHSGALGEPRHFRSQRFLDWPETSWGWRQYKRLAGAGDLYDMTTHRLDFARDLMGPLARLCGAVARFAPRTKTPTGETCEPSDVDDWSSLIAEFASGATGVWEGTTLAKGYGMNGFGHEWAEVNGSEGSAVYRLHEPNRILVGKTGHDLAPRDVPPEFLKPAGSPRDPSQGQPATVFRYDLVWEFVSAIVEGRDAVPSFHDGWHAQVAADAVLQSHAERRWIELAGHGG